In a single window of the Thalassoglobus sp. JC818 genome:
- a CDS encoding LysM peptidoglycan-binding domain-containing protein, producing MGFAIAFCFPRVIVKPSSETSSVEEIPDDSEIEFLPIRHYQRDERTLIADGASTVHDDVSNREQARPESTVTSSRDERSTVQPESLIPADADQPYHLNREADVAGRKETSVQSQSGAVSENERYLDASTGSALNATRSGLVPESSVASSVSESELEQSYVVRPGDTLSGIAHRTLGQASLFQKIFESNRDVLDSPDDLRPGLTLRIPPSGDRSLESKITTVESAPSNGADESQAAGDSLQISASEKTPVLPLNFIPPPKGRRHVVQVGETLESIAIRYYGSPKGVSRIRSENPTLTGGDHRLQPGTTLRIGGTP from the coding sequence GTGGGATTTGCGATCGCATTCTGCTTTCCACGCGTCATCGTGAAGCCTTCTTCAGAAACGTCTTCCGTCGAAGAAATCCCGGACGACTCAGAAATCGAGTTTCTTCCGATTCGGCACTATCAGCGTGACGAAAGAACGTTGATTGCGGATGGAGCCTCGACAGTTCATGACGATGTCAGCAATCGTGAGCAGGCTCGACCAGAATCGACGGTGACATCCAGTCGTGACGAGCGCTCAACAGTCCAACCGGAATCTCTCATCCCTGCGGATGCGGACCAACCGTATCATTTAAATCGGGAAGCCGATGTCGCTGGGCGAAAAGAGACTTCTGTCCAATCACAATCGGGTGCAGTTTCAGAGAACGAAAGGTATCTCGATGCGTCGACGGGGAGTGCTCTTAATGCAACTCGCTCGGGTCTAGTGCCAGAGTCGTCAGTGGCATCGAGTGTTTCCGAATCGGAGTTGGAGCAGTCTTACGTTGTGCGGCCAGGGGATACGTTGTCAGGAATTGCCCATCGTACGCTGGGGCAGGCAAGTCTTTTTCAGAAGATCTTCGAGTCCAACCGGGATGTGCTCGACAGCCCCGACGATTTGAGGCCCGGGTTAACGCTTCGAATCCCGCCGTCTGGTGATCGGAGTTTAGAATCGAAGATCACGACAGTCGAATCGGCTCCATCAAACGGGGCGGACGAATCGCAAGCTGCTGGTGATTCGCTGCAGATTTCCGCCTCGGAAAAAACACCGGTCCTCCCGCTTAATTTCATTCCCCCACCGAAAGGGCGTCGGCACGTCGTGCAAGTGGGTGAAACTCTCGAATCGATCGCGATTCGCTATTACGGATCGCCAAAAGGTGTGTCTCGGATTCGGTCAGAGAATCCGACTCTGACAGGAGGGGATCATCGTCTCCAGCCAGGGACAACCTTGAGAATTGGCGGCACACCCTAA